In Chitinophagaceae bacterium, the genomic window ATAGCATTGCAGCGTATGTTTCGGCTGCCAAGTTCTTTGGCCACACTTTTTGTAAACCCTATAATGCCTGCCTTGCTGGCTGCATAGCTGCTTTGGCCGGCATTACCCATTTCGCCAATTACCGAACTCATATTAATAATGGAACCCGACTTTGCTTTCATCATTACTTTTATTACCTGCTTTGTCATATTAAAAACACTGTTCAGGTTCACTTGTATTACATCGTTCCATTGCTCCAGGCTCATGCGTAATAATAGATTATCTTTAGAAATACCGGCATTATTTACACAAATATCTACGGAGCCAAATTCTTTTATTACATCGTTTACAAAAATTTCACACTGGGTAAAATCGCCTGCATTACTTTTATATGCTTTTGCTTTTATGCCTAAGCCTTTCAGCTTTGTTTCAAGGGCCGTTGCTTTTTCGGCGCTGCTATCACTCACATACGAAAAAGCCACATTGGCGCCATTTTCGGCAAAAAGAATGGCAATAGCTTCTCCAATGCCCCTTGCAGCGCCAGTTACAATTGCCGTTTTTCCCTGTAATAATTTCATAAACCCTGGTTTTATAGGCAACAAAAATAGCTGTTTCTGTTGTTTCTTGATCTATGTCAATGATAAACACGGGATAAAGGGCGAATTTTGTGTTATAAAATTTAAAAATATGTCAATAGTAAAATGGACCTTAGACCCGGCGCACAGCGAATTGAGTTTTAAAATAAGGCACATGATGATTGCCAATGTGCAGGGTTTATATAAAAATTTTATCGCTTCTATTGAAGCAAATGGAGATGAATTTAACCAAGCTAAAGT contains:
- the fabG gene encoding 3-oxoacyl-[acyl-carrier-protein] reductase, giving the protein MKLLQGKTAIVTGAARGIGEAIAILFAENGANVAFSYVSDSSAEKATALETKLKGLGIKAKAYKSNAGDFTQCEIFVNDVIKEFGSVDICVNNAGISKDNLLLRMSLEQWNDVIQVNLNSVFNMTKQVIKVMMKAKSGSIINMSSVIGEMGNAGQSSYAASKAGIIGFTKSVAKELGSRNIRCNAIAPGFVETDMTAYLKDGEGAEKYKAGIPLGRFASTEDIANVSLFLASNLSSYITGQTISVCGGLNI